One Mugil cephalus isolate CIBA_MC_2020 chromosome 10, CIBA_Mcephalus_1.1, whole genome shotgun sequence genomic window carries:
- the morf4l1 gene encoding mortality factor 4-like protein 1 isoform X1, with translation MTFLESGAVANWNGSWRFFPYFVSLIREWRRNRTRSLNFKKCVKINIKEKQIKYFIHYSGWNKNWDEWVPESRVLKYVDSNLQKQKELQRANQDHYVEGRMRGAAPNKKIPAATQKNDVKTKKNKQKTPGAGEGTSSGGDPTHPPRKKRARVDPTVESEETFINRVEVKVKIPEELKPWLVDDWDLITRQKQLFHLPAKKNVDAVLEDYANYKKSRGNSDSKEFAVNEVVAGIREYFNVMLGTQLLYKFERPQYADILANHPDTSISQIYGAPHLLRLFVRIGAMLAYTPLDEKSLALLLSYLQDFLKYLVKNSASLFNASDYEVAPPEYHRKAV, from the exons ATGACGTTTTTAGAGAGCGGCGCCGTTGCAAACTGGAATGGGAGCTGGCGATTTTTCCCATATTTTGTTAGTTTAATCCGTGAATGGCGCCGAAACAGGACCCGAAGCCTAAATTTCAAGAAG TGTGTTAAGATAAACAtcaaggaaaaacaaatcaaatattttattcattacagTGGGTGGAACAAGAA CTGGGACGAATGGGTTCCTGAAAGCAGAGTTCTTAAGTATGTGGACAGTaatctgcagaaacagaaagagcttcAGAGGGCCAATCA agACCATTATGTAGAAGGGAGAATGAGGGGAGCTGCGCCGAATAAGAAAATACCTGCTGCTACGCAGAAAAATGATGT gaaaaccaaaaagaacaaacagaaga CTCCTGGAGCAGGAGAAGGGACTAGTTCAGGAGGGGACCCAACACACCCTCCACGAAAGAAGAGAGCACGTGTTGATCCAACTGTGGAAAGt GAGGAAACCTTCATAAATCGAGTGGAGGTCAAAGTGAAAATCCCTGAGGAGCTGAAGCCGTGGCTTGTAGATGACTGGGACCTGATTACGCGGCAAAAACAG CTTTTCCACCTACCTGCCAAAAAGAATGTCGATGCAGTGCTTGAAGATTATGCAAACTACAAGAAATCACGAGGAAACTCTGACAGCAA GGAGTTTGCTGTAAACGAGGTGGTCGCTGGTATCCGGGAATATTTCAATGTTATGCTGGGGACGCAACTTCTGTACAAATTTGAGAGGCCTCAGTACGCAGACATCCTGGCCAACCACCCAGATACATCTATCTCTCAGATCTACGGCGCTCCTCACCTACTCAGACTCTTTG TGAGGATCGGAGCCATGCTGGCGTACACTCCTCTCGACGAGAAGAGCCTTGCACTGCTGCTCAGTTATCTACAAGACTTCCTCAA GTACCTTGTAAAGAACTCCGCATCGCTCTTCAATGCCAGCGACTATGAAGTTGCCCCTCCGGAGTACCACCGCAAGGCCGTTTGA
- the pias1b gene encoding E3 SUMO-protein ligase PIAS1 isoform X1, which translates to MAESAELKQMVMSLRVSELQVLLGYAGRNKHGRKHELLTKALHLLKAGCSPAVQMKIKELYRRRFPTKMVSPVDLALPGVHSASSLPAGLAQLGFDSHGSPSPLLPVSLLGPKHELSLPHLPSALHPVHPDVKLQRLPFYDVLDELIKPTSLASDNSQRFQEACYAFALTPQQVQQISSSMDISGTKCDFAVQVQLRFCLSETSCPQEDHFPPNLCVKVNGKPCNLPGYLPPTKNGVEPKRPSRPINITSLVRLSTTVPNTIVVSWTSEIGRSFSMAVYLVRQQSSAVLLQRLRAKGIRNPDHSRALIKEKLTADPESEIATTSLRVSLLCPLGKMRLTIPCRAMTCSHLQCFDATLYIQMNEKKPTWVCPVCDKKAPYEHLIIDGLFMEILNSCSDCDEIQFKEDGNWSPMRSKKEVQEVSASYNGVDETHEKKRGSSNDSSKKVDVIDLTLDSSSEDELDDEPPPKRACPSLSPVSPPATKGVLNLHSQASPVTRAPSMPSVETSYIPPPPPLIQDYRHYYHTTSDLPDLNFFSFLQGDNQHYNMVMAAAAAASASASEDHDLLLNRYLPYSSAQMLREQPGTPGSSTLAATNGGSNSGSTSSLVSSSSLRDRDKDRDRDSHSISGLSRSSVEAAAAAAIYGSISDVISLD; encoded by the exons ATGGCGGAGAGTGCGGAACTGAAG CAAATGGTAATGAGCCTTCGAGTTTCTGAGCTCCAAGTGTTGCTGGGGTACGCGGGACGGAATAAGCACGGACGCAAACATGAACTTTTGACCAAAGCTCTCCACCTACTGAAGGCCGGTTGCAGTCCCGCGGTGCAGATGAAGATCAAAGAGCTCTACAGACGGCGCTTCCCAACCAAAATGGTTTCACCGGTGGACCTCGCTCTTCCCGGCGTTCACTCTGCATCCAGCTTGCCCGCTGGCCTCGCCCAGCTGGGGTTTGACAGCCACGGTTCCCCGTCGCCGCTGCTGCCTGTTTCTTTACTCGGGCCTAAACACGAGCTAAGTCTGCCTCACCTCCCCTCCGCTCTGCACCCTGTCCACCCAGATGTCAAGCTCCAGAGATTGCCGTTCTATGACGTGCTGGATGAGCTCATTAAGCCAACGAGCCTGG ctTCAGACAACAGTCAACGGTTCCAGGAAGCGTGTTATGCCTTTGCTTTAACACCACAGCAAGTTCAACAGATCAGCAGCTCCAT gGACATATCTGGGACCAAATGTGACTTTGCTGTTCAGGTCCAGTTAAG attttgtttaTCAGAAACCAGCTGTCCCCAGGAGGATCATTTCCCCCCCAATCTGTGTGTGAAGGTGAATGGCAAGCCATGTAACCTCCCG GGATACCTTCCTCCCACCAAAAATGGCGTTGAACCAAAAAGGCCCAGCCGTCCCATTAATATAACGTCTCTCGTCCGACTCTCCACCACGGTCCCCAACACAATCGTGGTGTCGTGGACTTCAGAAATTGGGAGG AGTTTTTCCATGGCTGTGTATTTGGTGAGGCAGCAGTCGTCTGCGGTGTTGTTGCAAAGACTACGGGCCAAAGGAATTAGGAACCCTGACCACTCAAGAGCCCTGA TCAAAGAGAAACTGACAGCTGATCCAGAGAGTGAGATCGCTACAACCAGCCTACGAGTCTCTCTCCTGTGTCCT CTGGGGAAGATGAGGCTGACAATCCCGTGCCGAGCAATGACGTGCTCACACCTTCAGTGCTTCGATGCTACACTTTATATTCAAATGAACGAAAAGAAGCCAACCTGGGTGTGTCCTGTCTGTGACAAGAAGGCTCCGTATGAGCACCTCATTATTGACGG GTTGTTCATGGAAATCTTGAACAGCTGTTCTGACTGTGATGAAATCCAGTTCAAAGAAGATGGAAACTGGTCCCCCATGAGGTCAAAGAAAGAGGTGCAGGAGGTGTCTGCTTCCTACAACGGTGTAGATG AAACGCACGAAAAGAAACGAGGATCCTCCAATGACAGCAGCAAGAAAGTGGATGTGATTGATCTGACACTGGATAGCTCCTCGGAGGACGAGCTGGACGATGAGCCACCTCCTAAAAGGGCCTGTCCCTCGCTGTCTCCCGTCTCTCCACCTGCAACCAAGGG AGTGCTGAATCTGCACAGCCAGGCGTCTCCTGTGACAAGAGCTCCCAGCATGCCATCCGTGGAGACCAGCtacattcctcctcctcctcctcttatccAGGACTACCGCCACTATTATCACACAACAAGTGACCTGCCAG ATCTaaatttcttctctttcctccaaGGCGACAATCAG CATTACAACATGGTGATGgctgctgcagccgctgcaTCGGCTTCCGCCTCAGAGGACCACGACCTGCTCCTCAACCGTTACCTGCCCTACAGCTCCGCTCAAATGTTACGGGAGCAGCCGGGCACCCCTGGGAGCAGCACGCTGGCCGCCACCAACGGGGGCAGCAACAGTGGGAGCACCAGCAGTTTGGTGTCTTCCAGCAGTCTGCGGGACCGCGAcaaagacagggacagggacagccACAGCATTTCAGGATTATCGAGGTCCTCGgtggaagctgcagcagcagccgccaTTTATGGCTCCATATCTGACGTTATCTCTCTTGACTAG
- the skor1b gene encoding SKI family transcriptional corepressor 1 homolog-B isoform X1 has translation MDSIPAGRDSSSSPSSKQELSYPSTNLKPNQVGETVLYGIPIVSLVIDGLERLCLAQISNTLLKNYSYNEIHNRRVALGITCVQCTPVQLEILRRAGAMPISSRRCGMITKREAERLCKSFLGAHSPPKLPENFAFDVSHECAWGSRGSFIPARYNSSRAKCIKCSYCNMYFSPNKFIFHSHRTPESKYTQPDAANFNSWRRHLKLTDKAGQTDILHAWEDVKAMFNGGSRKRTLPGGGSPANSELKSHGHSRPRESPEVPAKIISCEDNRGPMASTRSYPVIPVPSKGFGMLQKIPPPLFPHPYGFPAFGLCQKKEDGMMGEQSKAGLPGVLWPGTKDSAYHSFPMFWPAAGALPIPPYPQAQHKPPELLCAPRQTDMDISENSDRSTNTSKDSVVDNDRCSSTQSMRNEDDKSGDEGRPLEGMTLPPRKISYVSAFRPVIKDTDCIAKLYGNRGAYNGCRTGYLSPDFLSESSSYRSVSPCVDSEGDPDVDVETNKTPEEEEEESRPLSSVRPRTPPGLAHSVSPNDSDSKGMPESSLVNSQKMSLHVAQSSERELQSKQLSETHIAAPFTEVYTPERSELQQRSSPYQFRPANYQIGVLTTNDESASKEEPSSTVEEIETKSFNEQSREENQREHDEGEDAPARDLPTQRDVQSLAKEELQKQLLEQVELRKKLEREFQHLKDNFQDQMKRELSYREEMVQQLHIVREAHDALHHFSCKMLTPRHCTGSCSFKSPLLPP, from the exons ATGGATTCCATACCTGCGGGGCGAGACTCCAGCTCCTCGCCAAGCTCCAAACAAGAACTTTCCTACCCGAGCACCAACTTGAAGCCTAACCAGGTCGGGGAGACGGTGCTGTACGGAATACCCATCGTGTCTTTGGTGATAGACGGCCTGGAGAGACTTTGCCTTGCGCAGATATCTAACACATTGTTGAAGAATTACAGCTATAACGAGATTCACAATAGGCGTGTGGCGCTGGGCATCACCTGCGTCCAGTGCACCCCTGTCCAGCTGGAGATCCTGAGGAGGGCCGGGGCGATGCCAATCTCCTCCAGGCGCTGTGGGATGATCACTAAACGCGAAGCCGAAAGACTTTGTAAGTCGTTCCTAGGAGCTCACTCGCCTCCTAAACTTCCAGAAAATTTTGCTTTTGATGTCTCCCACGAGTGCGCCTGGGGGAGTCGAGGCAGCTTCATCCCGGCCCGATACAACAGCTCCAGGGCCAAGTGCATCAAGTGCTCCTATTGCAACATGTATTTTTCTccaaataaattcatatttcaCTCACATCGCACGCCGGAGTCAAAGTACACGCAGCCAGACGCAGCTAATTTTAATTCGTGGAGGCGGCATCTCAAACTAACAGATAAAGCCGGTCAGACAGATATTTTACACGCGTGGGAAGACGTAAAGGCCATGTTCAACGGGGGCAGTCGTAAGAGGACGCTTCCCGGCGGTGGGTCACCGGCCAACTCTGAGTTAAAATCACACGGGCACAGCCGTCCCCGAGAGTCGCCCGAGGTACCTGCGAAAATCATCAGCTGCGAGGACAACCGGGGCCCCATGGCGAGCACCCGCAGCTACCCAGTCATCCCGGTGCCCAGCAAAGGTTTTGGGATGCTGCAAAAGATCCCGCCGCCGCTCTTCCCTCATCCGTACGGGTTCCCGGCTTTCGGCCTGTGCCAGAAGAAAGAAGACGGTATGATGGGCGAGCAGAGCAAAGCCGGCCTCCCGGGCGTCCTGTGGCCTGGTACCAAGGACAGCGCCTACCACTCCTTCCCCATGTTCTGGCCCGCGGCGGGCGCACTGCCCATCCCTCCATACCCCCAGGCTCAGCACAAACCACCAGAGCTGCTGTGCGCTcctagacagacagacatggacaTTTCTGAGAACAGCGACCGCAGCACGAACACTTCAAAAGACAGCGTGGTTGACAACGACCGATGCTCCAGCACCCAGTCCATGCGTAACGAAGACGATAAGTCAGGGGACGAGGGGAGGCCGCTGGAAGGGATGACTCTTCCTCCCCGGAAAATCAGCTACGTCTCCGCATTCAGGCCCGTTATTAAAGACACCGACTGCATCGCCAAGCTGTACGGGAACAGGGGCGCGTACAACGGGTGTCGCACGGGCTATTTGTCGCCTGATTTTTTAAGCGAGAGCTCGAGCTACCGGTCTGTGTCCCCGTGCGTGGACAGCGAGGGTGATCCGGACGTGGACGtggagacaaacaaaacaccagaagaagaggaggaggaatccaGGCCTCTGTCCTCGGTGCGTCCTCGGACACCTCCCGGTTTGGCGCACAGTGTTTCACCAAACGACTCGGACTCCAAAGGCATGCCGGAGAGCAGTCTGGTTAATTCCCAGAAAATGAGCCTACACGTGGCCCAGTCCTCTGAAAGAGAACTGCAGAGCAAGCAGTTATCAGAGACCCACATAGCTGCGCCTTTCACTGAA GTTTACACACCGGAGAGGAGTGAGCTGCAACAAAGGAGCAGTCCGTATCAGTTCAGACCTGCCAATTACCAGATTGGAGTACTTACAACAAATg ATGAAAGTGCAAGTAAAGAAGAGCCGTCTTCCACAGTGGAGGAGATCGAAACGAAATCTTTTAATGAAcaaagcagagaggagaacCAGCGAGAGCACGATGAAG GCGAGGACGCGCCAGCCAGAGACCTGCCAACACAAAGAGATGTACAAAGTCTGGCAAAAG AGGAGCTACAGAAGCAGCTGTTAGAGCAAGTTGAGCTGAGGAAAAAGCTGGAACGTGAATTTCAGCATTTGAAAG ATAATTTTCAGGATCAAATGAAAAGGGAACTCTCGTACAGGGAGGAGATGGTTCAGCAGCTTCACATCGTCAGAG AAGCTCACGACGCTTTACACCATTTTTCGTGTAAGATGTTAACTCCTCGTCACTGCACCGGATCCTGCTCCTTTAAATCCCCTCTGCTGCCACCGTGA
- the morf4l1 gene encoding mortality factor 4-like protein 1 isoform X2: protein MAPKQDPKPKFQEGERVLCFHGPLLYEAKCVKINIKEKQIKYFIHYSGWNKNWDEWVPESRVLKYVDSNLQKQKELQRANQDHYVEGRMRGAAPNKKIPAATQKNDVKTKKNKQKTPGAGEGTSSGGDPTHPPRKKRARVDPTVESEETFINRVEVKVKIPEELKPWLVDDWDLITRQKQLFHLPAKKNVDAVLEDYANYKKSRGNSDSKEFAVNEVVAGIREYFNVMLGTQLLYKFERPQYADILANHPDTSISQIYGAPHLLRLFVRIGAMLAYTPLDEKSLALLLSYLQDFLKYLVKNSASLFNASDYEVAPPEYHRKAV from the exons ATGGCGCCGAAACAGGACCCGAAGCCTAAATTTCAAGAAG GTGAAAGAgtgctgtgttttcatgggCCATTGCTCTACGAAGCTAAG TGTGTTAAGATAAACAtcaaggaaaaacaaatcaaatattttattcattacagTGGGTGGAACAAGAA CTGGGACGAATGGGTTCCTGAAAGCAGAGTTCTTAAGTATGTGGACAGTaatctgcagaaacagaaagagcttcAGAGGGCCAATCA agACCATTATGTAGAAGGGAGAATGAGGGGAGCTGCGCCGAATAAGAAAATACCTGCTGCTACGCAGAAAAATGATGT gaaaaccaaaaagaacaaacagaaga CTCCTGGAGCAGGAGAAGGGACTAGTTCAGGAGGGGACCCAACACACCCTCCACGAAAGAAGAGAGCACGTGTTGATCCAACTGTGGAAAGt GAGGAAACCTTCATAAATCGAGTGGAGGTCAAAGTGAAAATCCCTGAGGAGCTGAAGCCGTGGCTTGTAGATGACTGGGACCTGATTACGCGGCAAAAACAG CTTTTCCACCTACCTGCCAAAAAGAATGTCGATGCAGTGCTTGAAGATTATGCAAACTACAAGAAATCACGAGGAAACTCTGACAGCAA GGAGTTTGCTGTAAACGAGGTGGTCGCTGGTATCCGGGAATATTTCAATGTTATGCTGGGGACGCAACTTCTGTACAAATTTGAGAGGCCTCAGTACGCAGACATCCTGGCCAACCACCCAGATACATCTATCTCTCAGATCTACGGCGCTCCTCACCTACTCAGACTCTTTG TGAGGATCGGAGCCATGCTGGCGTACACTCCTCTCGACGAGAAGAGCCTTGCACTGCTGCTCAGTTATCTACAAGACTTCCTCAA GTACCTTGTAAAGAACTCCGCATCGCTCTTCAATGCCAGCGACTATGAAGTTGCCCCTCCGGAGTACCACCGCAAGGCCGTTTGA
- the skor1b gene encoding SKI family transcriptional corepressor 1 homolog-B isoform X2 — MDSIPAGRDSSSSPSSKQELSYPSTNLKPNQVGETVLYGIPIVSLVIDGLERLCLAQISNTLLKNYSYNEIHNRRVALGITCVQCTPVQLEILRRAGAMPISSRRCGMITKREAERLCKSFLGAHSPPKLPENFAFDVSHECAWGSRGSFIPARYNSSRAKCIKCSYCNMYFSPNKFIFHSHRTPESKYTQPDAANFNSWRRHLKLTDKAGQTDILHAWEDVKAMFNGGSRKRTLPGGGSPANSELKSHGHSRPRESPEVPAKIISCEDNRGPMASTRSYPVIPVPSKGFGMLQKIPPPLFPHPYGFPAFGLCQKKEDGMMGEQSKAGLPGVLWPGTKDSAYHSFPMFWPAAGALPIPPYPQAQHKPPELLCAPRQTDMDISENSDRSTNTSKDSVVDNDRCSSTQSMRNEDDKSGDEGRPLEGMTLPPRKISYVSAFRPVIKDTDCIAKLYGNRGAYNGCRTGYLSPDFLSESSSYRSVSPCVDSEGDPDVDVETNKTPEEEEEESRPLSSVRPRTPPGLAHSVSPNDSDSKGMPESSLVNSQKMSLHVAQSSERELQSKQLSETHIAAPFTEVYTPERSELQQRSSPYQFRPANYQIGVLTTNDESASKEEPSSTVEEIETKSFNEQSREENQREHDEGEDAPARDLPTQRDVQSLAKEELQKQLLEQVELRKKLEREFQHLKDNFQDQMKRELSYREEMVQQLHIVRAHDALHHFSCKMLTPRHCTGSCSFKSPLLPP; from the exons ATGGATTCCATACCTGCGGGGCGAGACTCCAGCTCCTCGCCAAGCTCCAAACAAGAACTTTCCTACCCGAGCACCAACTTGAAGCCTAACCAGGTCGGGGAGACGGTGCTGTACGGAATACCCATCGTGTCTTTGGTGATAGACGGCCTGGAGAGACTTTGCCTTGCGCAGATATCTAACACATTGTTGAAGAATTACAGCTATAACGAGATTCACAATAGGCGTGTGGCGCTGGGCATCACCTGCGTCCAGTGCACCCCTGTCCAGCTGGAGATCCTGAGGAGGGCCGGGGCGATGCCAATCTCCTCCAGGCGCTGTGGGATGATCACTAAACGCGAAGCCGAAAGACTTTGTAAGTCGTTCCTAGGAGCTCACTCGCCTCCTAAACTTCCAGAAAATTTTGCTTTTGATGTCTCCCACGAGTGCGCCTGGGGGAGTCGAGGCAGCTTCATCCCGGCCCGATACAACAGCTCCAGGGCCAAGTGCATCAAGTGCTCCTATTGCAACATGTATTTTTCTccaaataaattcatatttcaCTCACATCGCACGCCGGAGTCAAAGTACACGCAGCCAGACGCAGCTAATTTTAATTCGTGGAGGCGGCATCTCAAACTAACAGATAAAGCCGGTCAGACAGATATTTTACACGCGTGGGAAGACGTAAAGGCCATGTTCAACGGGGGCAGTCGTAAGAGGACGCTTCCCGGCGGTGGGTCACCGGCCAACTCTGAGTTAAAATCACACGGGCACAGCCGTCCCCGAGAGTCGCCCGAGGTACCTGCGAAAATCATCAGCTGCGAGGACAACCGGGGCCCCATGGCGAGCACCCGCAGCTACCCAGTCATCCCGGTGCCCAGCAAAGGTTTTGGGATGCTGCAAAAGATCCCGCCGCCGCTCTTCCCTCATCCGTACGGGTTCCCGGCTTTCGGCCTGTGCCAGAAGAAAGAAGACGGTATGATGGGCGAGCAGAGCAAAGCCGGCCTCCCGGGCGTCCTGTGGCCTGGTACCAAGGACAGCGCCTACCACTCCTTCCCCATGTTCTGGCCCGCGGCGGGCGCACTGCCCATCCCTCCATACCCCCAGGCTCAGCACAAACCACCAGAGCTGCTGTGCGCTcctagacagacagacatggacaTTTCTGAGAACAGCGACCGCAGCACGAACACTTCAAAAGACAGCGTGGTTGACAACGACCGATGCTCCAGCACCCAGTCCATGCGTAACGAAGACGATAAGTCAGGGGACGAGGGGAGGCCGCTGGAAGGGATGACTCTTCCTCCCCGGAAAATCAGCTACGTCTCCGCATTCAGGCCCGTTATTAAAGACACCGACTGCATCGCCAAGCTGTACGGGAACAGGGGCGCGTACAACGGGTGTCGCACGGGCTATTTGTCGCCTGATTTTTTAAGCGAGAGCTCGAGCTACCGGTCTGTGTCCCCGTGCGTGGACAGCGAGGGTGATCCGGACGTGGACGtggagacaaacaaaacaccagaagaagaggaggaggaatccaGGCCTCTGTCCTCGGTGCGTCCTCGGACACCTCCCGGTTTGGCGCACAGTGTTTCACCAAACGACTCGGACTCCAAAGGCATGCCGGAGAGCAGTCTGGTTAATTCCCAGAAAATGAGCCTACACGTGGCCCAGTCCTCTGAAAGAGAACTGCAGAGCAAGCAGTTATCAGAGACCCACATAGCTGCGCCTTTCACTGAA GTTTACACACCGGAGAGGAGTGAGCTGCAACAAAGGAGCAGTCCGTATCAGTTCAGACCTGCCAATTACCAGATTGGAGTACTTACAACAAATg ATGAAAGTGCAAGTAAAGAAGAGCCGTCTTCCACAGTGGAGGAGATCGAAACGAAATCTTTTAATGAAcaaagcagagaggagaacCAGCGAGAGCACGATGAAG GCGAGGACGCGCCAGCCAGAGACCTGCCAACACAAAGAGATGTACAAAGTCTGGCAAAAG AGGAGCTACAGAAGCAGCTGTTAGAGCAAGTTGAGCTGAGGAAAAAGCTGGAACGTGAATTTCAGCATTTGAAAG ATAATTTTCAGGATCAAATGAAAAGGGAACTCTCGTACAGGGAGGAGATGGTTCAGCAGCTTCACATCGTCAGAG CTCACGACGCTTTACACCATTTTTCGTGTAAGATGTTAACTCCTCGTCACTGCACCGGATCCTGCTCCTTTAAATCCCCTCTGCTGCCACCGTGA
- the pias1b gene encoding E3 SUMO-protein ligase PIAS1 isoform X2: MAESAELKQMVMSLRVSELQVLLGYAGRNKHGRKHELLTKALHLLKAGCSPAVQMKIKELYRRRFPTKMVSPVDLALPGVHSASSLPAGLAQLGFDSHGSPSPLLPVSLLGPKHELSLPHLPSALHPVHPDVKLQRLPFYDVLDELIKPTSLASDNSQRFQEACYAFALTPQQVQQISSSMDISGTKCDFAVQVQLRFCLSETSCPQEDHFPPNLCVKVNGKPCNLPGYLPPTKNGVEPKRPSRPINITSLVRLSTTVPNTIVVSWTSEIGRSFSMAVYLVRQQSSAVLLQRLRAKGIRNPDHSRALIKEKLTADPESEIATTSLRVSLLCPLGKMRLTIPCRAMTCSHLQCFDATLYIQMNEKKPTWVCPVCDKKAPYEHLIIDGLFMEILNSCSDCDEIQFKEDGNWSPMRSKKEVQEVSASYNGVDDLSRTETHEKKRGSSNDSSKKVDVIDLTLDSSSEDELDDEPPPKRACPSLSPVSPPATKGVLNLHSQASPVTRAPSMPSVETSYIPPPPPLIQDYRHYYHTTSDLPDLNFFSFLQGDNQHYNMVMAAAAAASASASEDHDLLLNRYLPYSSAQMLREQPGTPGSSTLAATNGGSNSGSTSSLVSSSSLRDRDKDRDRDSHSISGLSRSSVEAAAAAAIYGSISDVISLD; encoded by the exons ATGGCGGAGAGTGCGGAACTGAAG CAAATGGTAATGAGCCTTCGAGTTTCTGAGCTCCAAGTGTTGCTGGGGTACGCGGGACGGAATAAGCACGGACGCAAACATGAACTTTTGACCAAAGCTCTCCACCTACTGAAGGCCGGTTGCAGTCCCGCGGTGCAGATGAAGATCAAAGAGCTCTACAGACGGCGCTTCCCAACCAAAATGGTTTCACCGGTGGACCTCGCTCTTCCCGGCGTTCACTCTGCATCCAGCTTGCCCGCTGGCCTCGCCCAGCTGGGGTTTGACAGCCACGGTTCCCCGTCGCCGCTGCTGCCTGTTTCTTTACTCGGGCCTAAACACGAGCTAAGTCTGCCTCACCTCCCCTCCGCTCTGCACCCTGTCCACCCAGATGTCAAGCTCCAGAGATTGCCGTTCTATGACGTGCTGGATGAGCTCATTAAGCCAACGAGCCTGG ctTCAGACAACAGTCAACGGTTCCAGGAAGCGTGTTATGCCTTTGCTTTAACACCACAGCAAGTTCAACAGATCAGCAGCTCCAT gGACATATCTGGGACCAAATGTGACTTTGCTGTTCAGGTCCAGTTAAG attttgtttaTCAGAAACCAGCTGTCCCCAGGAGGATCATTTCCCCCCCAATCTGTGTGTGAAGGTGAATGGCAAGCCATGTAACCTCCCG GGATACCTTCCTCCCACCAAAAATGGCGTTGAACCAAAAAGGCCCAGCCGTCCCATTAATATAACGTCTCTCGTCCGACTCTCCACCACGGTCCCCAACACAATCGTGGTGTCGTGGACTTCAGAAATTGGGAGG AGTTTTTCCATGGCTGTGTATTTGGTGAGGCAGCAGTCGTCTGCGGTGTTGTTGCAAAGACTACGGGCCAAAGGAATTAGGAACCCTGACCACTCAAGAGCCCTGA TCAAAGAGAAACTGACAGCTGATCCAGAGAGTGAGATCGCTACAACCAGCCTACGAGTCTCTCTCCTGTGTCCT CTGGGGAAGATGAGGCTGACAATCCCGTGCCGAGCAATGACGTGCTCACACCTTCAGTGCTTCGATGCTACACTTTATATTCAAATGAACGAAAAGAAGCCAACCTGGGTGTGTCCTGTCTGTGACAAGAAGGCTCCGTATGAGCACCTCATTATTGACGG GTTGTTCATGGAAATCTTGAACAGCTGTTCTGACTGTGATGAAATCCAGTTCAAAGAAGATGGAAACTGGTCCCCCATGAGGTCAAAGAAAGAGGTGCAGGAGGTGTCTGCTTCCTACAACGGTGTAGATG ATTTGTCTCGAACAGAAACGCACGAAAAGAAACGAGGATCCTCCAATGACAGCAGCAAGAAAGTGGATGTGATTGATCTGACACTGGATAGCTCCTCGGAGGACGAGCTGGACGATGAGCCACCTCCTAAAAGGGCCTGTCCCTCGCTGTCTCCCGTCTCTCCACCTGCAACCAAGGG AGTGCTGAATCTGCACAGCCAGGCGTCTCCTGTGACAAGAGCTCCCAGCATGCCATCCGTGGAGACCAGCtacattcctcctcctcctcctcttatccAGGACTACCGCCACTATTATCACACAACAAGTGACCTGCCAG ATCTaaatttcttctctttcctccaaGGCGACAATCAG CATTACAACATGGTGATGgctgctgcagccgctgcaTCGGCTTCCGCCTCAGAGGACCACGACCTGCTCCTCAACCGTTACCTGCCCTACAGCTCCGCTCAAATGTTACGGGAGCAGCCGGGCACCCCTGGGAGCAGCACGCTGGCCGCCACCAACGGGGGCAGCAACAGTGGGAGCACCAGCAGTTTGGTGTCTTCCAGCAGTCTGCGGGACCGCGAcaaagacagggacagggacagccACAGCATTTCAGGATTATCGAGGTCCTCGgtggaagctgcagcagcagccgccaTTTATGGCTCCATATCTGACGTTATCTCTCTTGACTAG